The following coding sequences are from one Ornithodoros turicata isolate Travis chromosome 1, ASM3712646v1, whole genome shotgun sequence window:
- the LOC135374597 gene encoding uncharacterized protein LOC135374597, translated as MADFVILKTQKENPCLHLKGYRYHKKRTNQNGSTAWRCASYLTGNCKASVITEGEQVRRRLHEHNHPADSAAVQRLSLQTTYHEVPAVKSLVRKMVSLAFLPPPMVPRAWAVLRQDGQEAGEPNVDRLIDYFESTWMEGNFEVHQWNHNGNRGPRTNNHLEAWHRKINARVNKAHPNIYSFVDLIKKDEALNSIHLLQLSHGGSLRARDRKWVHKDRKLEQLESDLNNERLTMLQFLNEAKQFCGL; from the exons ATGGCGGACTTTGTGATTCTAAAGACCCAGAAGGAGAACCCGTGCTTACATTTGAAAGGTTATAGGTATCATAAGAAACGGACGAACCAAAACGGAAGCACAGCGTGGCGGTGCGCATCGTACCTGACTGGTAATTGCAAAGCTAGCGTCATCACCGAAGGCGAGCAAGTGCGACGACGTCTCC ACGAGCACAACCATCCCGCGGACAGTGCGGCAG TGCAGCGACTTTCGTTGCAAACCACGTACCACGAGGTGCCCGCAGTCAAGTCGCTGGTCCGGAAAATGGTGTCCCTCGCTTTCCTCCCACCCCCTATGGTGCCGCGTGCGTGGGCAGTGCTTCGGCAAGATGGACAGGAAGCTGGAGAGCCCAACGTCGATCGACTAATCGACTACTTCGAAAGCACGTGGATGGAGGGAAACTTCGAAGTTCATCAGTGgaatcacaacggcaaccgtgGTCCGAGGACAAACAACCACCTTGAAGCGTGGCATCGAAAAATTAATGCACGGGTCAACAAAGCGCACCCAAATATATATTCGTTCGTCGATCTTATCAAGAAGGACGAAGCGCTGAACAGCATCCACCTGCTGCAACTATCTCACGGAGGCAGCCTTCGTGCCCGGGATCGAAAATGGGTGCATAAAGACAGAAAGCTGGAGCAACTCGAATCGGACCTCAACAACGAGAGGCTGACGATGCTCCAGTTTTTAAACGAAGCGAAGCAATTCTGTGGTCTGTAG